A genomic window from Bacillota bacterium includes:
- a CDS encoding glutamate-5-semialdehyde dehydrogenase, which produces MKIAEMAYRAREASIKLAACDTGLKNKALKAIAEALLDRKEDIIRINKLDLERSSKENISAPLLKRLNFDEKKIDDVIDGIYSLIKLEDPVGKTLMANQLDEGLELYKVSCPIGVIGVIFESRPDALVQISTLCLKSGNSVLLKGGSEAKETNRILTEIISRATKEAGVAEGWIQLLETRADVSEMLKLDEYIDLIIPRGSNEFVRYIMDNSRIPVLGHADGICHCYVHEDADLNMAIKIVVDSKTQYVAVCNATETLLVHEKIAAKFLPALKYELDKKGVTLVGCDKTRAVIPVGEASEDDWKTEYLDYKLSIRVVKDIHEAITHINTYGSGHTDSIITRSKEAASLFMGLVDSGNVFWNCSTRFSDGFRYGFGAEVGISTNKIHARGPVGLEGMVIYKYKLIGNGHIVEDYASKKRTFKHNKLDKESPV; this is translated from the coding sequence ATGAAAATAGCTGAAATGGCTTATAGGGCGAGGGAAGCGTCAATTAAGCTGGCAGCTTGTGATACAGGATTGAAGAATAAGGCTTTAAAAGCAATAGCTGAAGCATTACTGGACAGAAAAGAGGATATAATCAGGATAAACAAATTGGATTTGGAAAGAAGCAGCAAAGAGAACATTTCTGCACCGTTATTGAAACGGCTGAATTTTGATGAAAAAAAAATAGATGATGTAATTGACGGGATTTACAGTTTGATAAAGTTGGAAGATCCTGTTGGTAAGACTCTTATGGCTAACCAATTGGATGAAGGGCTTGAATTATATAAAGTGAGCTGCCCTATAGGTGTTATAGGGGTTATTTTTGAGTCCAGGCCGGACGCATTAGTACAAATATCAACTTTATGCCTAAAAAGCGGCAACAGCGTTTTGTTAAAGGGCGGATCAGAAGCAAAAGAAACTAACCGCATACTCACAGAAATTATTTCCAGGGCAACAAAAGAGGCAGGTGTAGCCGAAGGTTGGATTCAACTGTTGGAGACCAGGGCTGATGTAAGCGAAATGTTAAAATTGGACGAATATATAGATTTAATTATACCCCGGGGTTCCAACGAATTTGTCCGCTATATAATGGATAATTCCAGGATCCCGGTATTAGGACATGCTGACGGCATTTGCCACTGCTACGTACATGAAGATGCAGATTTGAATATGGCTATTAAAATAGTTGTTGATTCCAAAACGCAATATGTAGCTGTATGCAATGCTACAGAAACCCTTTTGGTACATGAAAAAATAGCAGCTAAGTTTTTACCTGCATTAAAATATGAGTTGGATAAAAAGGGAGTAACACTGGTAGGGTGTGATAAAACCAGGGCTGTAATACCTGTGGGCGAAGCAAGCGAAGATGACTGGAAAACAGAGTATTTAGACTATAAATTATCTATTAGGGTTGTCAAAGATATTCACGAAGCAATTACTCACATTAACACTTATGGTTCGGGACATACCGATTCAATCATTACAAGGAGCAAAGAAGCTGCTTCCCTGTTTATGGGATTGGTTGATTCCGGTAACGTATTCTGGAACTGCTCAACTCGTTTTAGTGACGGGTTCCGCTATGGCTTTGGTGCAGAAGTGGGAATAAGTACAAACAAAATCCATGCTAGAGGACCTGTAGGTCTTGAAGGCATGGTAATATATAAATATAAGCTAATAGGTAATGGACATATCGTTGAAGATTATGCAAGTAAGAAGAGGACGTTCAAACATAACAAGCTGGATAAAGAATCGCCGGTATAA
- a CDS encoding spermidine/putrescine ABC transporter substrate-binding protein produces the protein MKNSIKILGVVLIITVVIGLFAGCGGTGKAKLKVYNWGDYIDESVIEEFEKRYNIDVIYDTFATNEEMYVKLKGGGSDYDVAFPSDYMIERMIKEDMLEKIDFNNIPNYKYIDERFKNLAYDPDNEYSVPYMWGTVGIIYNKTMVNEPVDSWKILWDEKYEKQIFMLDSSRDSIGITLKMLGYSLNTRNINELEEAKDALIRQKPLVLSYMGDDIKDSMIAGQAALAVVWSGDAVFMKRENPDLEYVIPKEGSNLWFDAMVILKGSKNKKEAEQFINFMCEPDIAFRNTDYIGYSTPHTEAKKMLDPEVLNDRTAYPTDEDLRNCEVFEALSDVVKEYDRIWTESKAAR, from the coding sequence ATGAAAAATAGCATTAAAATCTTGGGAGTAGTTCTAATTATAACGGTGGTTATTGGGCTTTTCGCAGGGTGTGGCGGTACGGGGAAGGCAAAACTTAAAGTGTATAACTGGGGAGATTATATTGATGAGAGTGTTATTGAAGAATTTGAAAAAAGGTATAATATTGATGTAATTTACGATACTTTTGCCACCAATGAAGAAATGTATGTAAAATTAAAAGGCGGAGGAAGTGATTATGATGTGGCATTTCCTTCGGATTATATGATTGAAAGAATGATAAAGGAGGATATGCTGGAAAAGATAGATTTCAACAATATACCCAACTACAAATATATAGATGAGCGCTTTAAAAATCTTGCATATGACCCTGATAATGAGTATTCAGTGCCTTATATGTGGGGTACTGTCGGAATCATATACAATAAAACAATGGTAAATGAGCCCGTTGACAGCTGGAAAATTTTATGGGATGAAAAGTATGAAAAGCAGATATTTATGCTGGACAGCAGCAGGGATTCCATAGGAATAACCCTCAAAATGCTGGGGTATTCACTCAACACCAGAAATATTAATGAATTGGAAGAAGCGAAGGATGCATTAATAAGGCAAAAACCTCTGGTGTTGTCTTACATGGGCGATGACATTAAAGACAGCATGATAGCAGGCCAGGCTGCATTAGCAGTAGTTTGGTCAGGAGACGCCGTTTTTATGAAGAGAGAAAATCCGGATTTAGAGTATGTAATTCCAAAAGAGGGGAGCAATTTATGGTTTGATGCTATGGTAATCCTTAAAGGAAGCAAAAATAAAAAGGAAGCGGAGCAGTTCATTAATTTCATGTGTGAACCGGATATTGCTTTTAGAAATACTGATTATATAGGATATTCTACCCCTCATACAGAAGCAAAGAAAATGCTTGACCCCGAAGTGCTCAATGACAGGACGGCTTACCCTACAGATGAAGATTTAAGGAACTGTGAAGTATTTGAAGCACTTTCAGATGTCGTAAAGGAATATGACAGAATATGGACGGAGAGTAAAGCAGCAAGATAA
- a CDS encoding methylated-DNA--[protein]-cysteine S-methyltransferase — MYLEPVYKTYYQSPIGIIEIVCTDKNILSVNFIDDINSYINTYENSCIAYAEECIKQLHEYFAGKRKNFTLDIKLNGTDFQKKVWSALTEIPYGETVSYGKIAEKIGNKKAARAVGNANNRNPISIIVPCHRVIGSDGNLTGYGGGLWRKKWLLEHEKSNR; from the coding sequence ATGTACTTGGAACCAGTATATAAAACCTATTACCAATCTCCAATAGGAATAATTGAGATAGTATGTACTGATAAAAACATTTTATCGGTAAATTTTATTGATGACATTAACTCATATATAAACACATATGAAAATTCATGTATAGCATATGCAGAAGAATGTATAAAACAGCTCCATGAGTATTTTGCAGGAAAACGCAAGAACTTTACGTTAGATATTAAACTTAACGGGACTGACTTTCAAAAAAAAGTATGGTCTGCCTTGACAGAAATTCCCTATGGAGAGACTGTCAGTTATGGCAAAATAGCTGAAAAGATAGGAAACAAAAAGGCAGCCAGGGCCGTAGGTAATGCAAATAATAGGAACCCTATAAGTATTATAGTTCCTTGCCACCGTGTTATAGGCAGTGATGGAAATCTTACAGGTTATGGAGGAGGATTGTGGAGAAAAAAGTGGCTGCTTGAGCATGAAAAGTCAAACAGGTAA
- a CDS encoding aldo/keto reductase, with translation MKYRSYGKTGEKLSIIGFGGIIVMNESQQDANNFVAEAIEKGVNYFDVAPSYGNAEERLGPALVGKRNSIFLACKTEKRSKQEAEEALYGSLKRLKTDYFDLYQLHSVSTMEDAKKVLEPDGALETLVKARDKGLIRHIGFSTHSEETAIELMDQFDFESVLFPLNWVNMFHSGFGEKIIEKALKKEITMLALKGMAKTLWKERNERKYEKCWYEPIDDEELAKLAIRYTLSKPITSAITPGYMKFLRWAIDAAQDFKPLSKEEEKELSIMSKNITPVFS, from the coding sequence ATGAAATACAGGTCCTATGGTAAAACAGGTGAAAAGCTATCTATAATTGGTTTTGGCGGAATTATAGTAATGAATGAGTCACAGCAGGATGCAAACAATTTTGTTGCTGAGGCAATTGAAAAAGGAGTAAATTATTTTGATGTTGCTCCAAGCTATGGCAATGCAGAAGAGCGTTTGGGACCAGCGCTTGTTGGGAAAAGAAACAGTATTTTTCTAGCCTGCAAAACCGAAAAACGCAGTAAACAAGAAGCTGAAGAAGCACTATATGGGTCACTAAAGAGACTTAAAACAGACTATTTTGATCTATACCAGTTGCATAGTGTATCAACAATGGAAGATGCTAAAAAAGTATTGGAGCCAGATGGAGCGCTTGAGACTTTAGTAAAAGCAAGGGATAAGGGATTAATAAGGCATATAGGTTTTTCCACACATTCAGAGGAAACAGCAATAGAATTAATGGACCAATTTGATTTTGAATCTGTACTTTTCCCCCTTAACTGGGTAAATATGTTTCACAGTGGTTTCGGCGAAAAAATAATAGAAAAGGCCCTTAAGAAAGAGATTACCATGCTGGCTTTGAAAGGAATGGCTAAAACCTTGTGGAAAGAACGTAATGAGCGGAAATATGAAAAGTGTTGGTACGAACCCATTGACGATGAAGAATTAGCAAAACTTGCCATAAGGTATACACTTTCAAAGCCAATAACATCTGCAATTACTCCCGGATATATGAAGTTTTTAAGGTGGGCCATAGATGCGGCACAAGATTTCAAACCTTTATCAAAAGAAGAAGAAAAAGAATTATCTATTATGAGTAAAAATATAACACCTGTTTTTTCATAA